Proteins from a genomic interval of Streptomyces fodineus:
- the lpdA gene encoding dihydrolipoyl dehydrogenase, whose amino-acid sequence MSTQGTNTADVVVIGGGTGGYSTALRAAALGLAVVLVERDKVGGTCLHRGCIPSKAMLHAAELVDGIAEARERWGVKATLDSVDWAALVATRDDIVARNHKGVEAHLAHAGVQVVRGSARLTGTRTVRVEIVRMDSAPGVYDFTARRGIVLASGSRPRTLPGLVPDGRRVVTSDDALFAPELPASVLVLGGGAIGVEYASFHRSMGAEVTLVEAADRIVPLEDADVSRHLTRGLKKRGIDVQAGARMLDAEVLENGVRARVRTARGETRTVEAERLLMAVGRVPVTDGLGLAAAGLTTDERGFVVPADWNRLETAVPGIHVVGDLLPPPSLGLAHASFAEGLLVAETLAGLPSAPVDYTAVPRVTYSSPQTASVGLSETEARARGRAVEVDTMPLTAVAKGMVHGQGGMVKVVAEAGDGPVLGVHLVGPNVSEMIAESQLIVGWDAEPADVARHVHAHPTLSEAVGEVFLTLAGRGLHQQ is encoded by the coding sequence ATGAGCACACAGGGCACGAACACAGCGGATGTCGTCGTCATCGGCGGCGGCACGGGCGGCTACAGCACCGCCCTGCGCGCCGCCGCCCTCGGGCTGGCCGTCGTCCTCGTCGAGCGCGACAAGGTCGGCGGAACCTGTCTGCACCGGGGCTGCATTCCGAGCAAGGCGATGCTGCACGCCGCCGAACTGGTCGACGGCATCGCCGAGGCGCGCGAGCGGTGGGGCGTGAAGGCCACGCTGGACTCGGTCGACTGGGCGGCGCTGGTGGCCACGCGGGACGACATCGTGGCGCGCAATCACAAAGGGGTTGAGGCGCATCTGGCGCACGCCGGCGTGCAGGTGGTGCGGGGCAGCGCACGGCTGACGGGAACGCGCACGGTGCGCGTGGAGATCGTGCGCATGGATTCCGCGCCGGGCGTGTACGACTTCACCGCGCGCCGTGGGATCGTCCTCGCGAGCGGCTCACGCCCGCGCACGCTCCCGGGGCTCGTGCCGGACGGGCGGCGCGTGGTGACCAGCGACGACGCGTTGTTCGCGCCGGAGCTGCCCGCGTCCGTCCTGGTGCTGGGCGGGGGCGCGATCGGGGTGGAGTACGCCTCCTTCCACCGGTCCATGGGCGCGGAGGTCACCCTGGTCGAGGCCGCGGACCGGATCGTGCCGCTGGAGGACGCCGATGTGAGCCGGCATCTGACGCGCGGCCTGAAGAAGCGCGGGATCGATGTGCAGGCGGGCGCACGGATGCTGGACGCCGAGGTGCTGGAGAACGGCGTACGCGCGCGTGTGCGCACCGCGCGGGGAGAGACGCGCACGGTGGAGGCGGAACGGCTGCTGATGGCCGTGGGCCGGGTGCCGGTCACCGACGGCCTCGGCCTGGCGGCGGCCGGGCTGACGACGGACGAGCGGGGGTTCGTCGTACCGGCGGACTGGAACCGGCTGGAGACGGCCGTGCCGGGCATCCATGTCGTCGGCGACCTGCTGCCGCCGCCCTCGCTCGGCCTCGCCCACGCCTCGTTCGCGGAGGGCCTGCTGGTCGCCGAGACGCTGGCGGGGCTGCCGTCGGCCCCGGTGGACTACACGGCCGTACCCCGGGTGACGTACTCCTCGCCGCAGACCGCCTCGGTGGGGCTGAGTGAGACCGAGGCACGCGCGCGTGGGCGTGCGGTCGAGGTCGACACGATGCCGCTGACCGCCGTGGCCAAGGGGATGGTGCACGGCCAGGGCGGCATGGTGAAGGTCGTCGCCGAGGCCGGCGACGGGCCCGTGCTCGGCGTGCACCTGGTGGGCCCGAACGTGTCGGAGATGATCGCGGAGAGCCAGCTGATCGTCGGCTGGGACGCCGAGCCCGCGGACGTGGCCCGGCATGTGCACGCGCACCCGACGCTCTCGGAGGCGGTGGGCGAGGTGTTCCTGACGCTCGCGGGACGCGGCCTGCACCAGCAGTGA